TGATCTGGGCCGGGGTGATGTCGAAGTAGGGGACCGGGTCGTGAACGTTCTCACAGTTCAGGCCCCAGCCCCAGGCTTCGGTGCCGCCGGGATTGACAACCTTGACCGCGTAGCCCTTCGTCGCCCTAAGAAGCCAGGCGATGTAGGCGGCGGTGTTCTCGATCTCGTGGTTCTTGAGGTACTCGAGCACGAACCAGTTGTTACCGAAGACCGGGTAGGCCCCCTGGTCGAGGATCGGCGTGTCCCGCATCTCCTCGTGGGTGTGCCGGGCGTAGAGCGGCGGCATGGCCGCTTCCATCACGGTCGTGTAGCCCATGCGGGCGTAGTTGTAACCTGTCCTGATCGTCGTCGGTACCGAAAACCCGCCCTGCATCCGCTCGATGCCGCTTTTAGGCTTGTAGCCGAAGAGTTTGTCTTCGGGGCGGAAGTTCCTGCCTACGTTCACCTTCGGGCCGGCAACATGGGCGTGGATGTCGACACCGCCGGCCATGACGGTCTTACCTGCGGCGTCGATGACCTTCGGGCTTTTGACCGCGGTGGTCTCGACGATCTTGCCGTCCTTGATGGCGATATCGGCCTTATCTCCCCTGATCCCGAGAACCGGGTCGAAGACGAAACCGTTCTTGATGAGATACTCTGCCACGCTTATACCCCCTTGATCTCCTTGACGCGTGCGAGGACGCGCTGCAGGAACTCTTCGTCGGTCATCATGCCCTCCGGGGGCTCGACGACCTTTCTGGTCTCAATCGGCACGTTGTCCATCCGGTATGCACATCCGCCCACCTCGACGCCCACGAAGGCGACCGGGACGTGGACCTTGCAGACCTCGGTGGTCGGGGTCTCGTGCGGGTCGATCGCGACCGACGGGCGGTCGTAGATCTTCTTCACCGAGCTGAACGGGAAGTGCGCACCGGGATCGCTTCCGAGGACGAAGACGGCGTCCACCTCGTCCCTGCGGAGCAGGTCGTTGGAGGTCGTCTCGCCGGGGTTGTAGCGGGCGAATCCGCGGGAGAGGTCCACCGCGAAGGGGAACCCGAACTGCCAGCCCCAGACCTGACCGGAGCCGGTGACGTTGTAGTGCCCGCGCATCGGCATGATGGCGGCTTTCGTGTACTCGTTCAAGTCACGGGTGACCGCGATGGCCTCGTCGATGTTGTGGTTCTTCCCGATCGACTGGGTCACGCCCATGCCGAAGAAGATGATCGCGAAACGGCCGCTCTTGAGCGTCTCGGCGACCTCGTAGATCTTCTCTTTCGGGATCCCTCCGACGAAGTCGGGGAGTTTTTCGCCCTTGAACGCCACGCGGAGCGCGTCGAGGAGCTCGTAGTCGTGTCCCTGCTCAATCTGCAGGTGGATATCTGCGAGGCTCGCGGTATCGGTGGGACGCGGGTCGACGACGATCACCTTGCGGCCCTTATGACCCTTGCCGGTGAAGAAGCCACGGGGGAAGATCGAGTAGCGGGACATGTGCCGCGGGTGGGCGTGTGCCGGGTTGCATCCCCAGAAGAGAATCCGGTCGGCACGGTTCTTGACCTCGCCGAGCGTACAGCTCGGTATACCGATGTCCTGAACCGCGATAAGGGATGTTCCATGGCAGACGGTCGCCGTGTTGTCCATGACCGCTCCCACGGCCTCGCCGATCTCGGACCCGATGGACTGGGCCTCACAGTTTGTGGAGCTCCAGCCGTACATCAGGGGCTTCTTTGCATCGGCGAGCATCCGGGCGGTATACTCGACTGCTTCATCATAGGAGATCTCTTTCCAGGTACCGTCTTCCTGCCGCATGCGGGGGCGGGTGATACGGTCTTTTGCCTGGGAGTGGAGGAACTTCTCGGCGCCGATGGCGCACGCGTTGTAGACCTCGTGGAGCTCCTTGCCGTCATCACTGACGACGACCTCAAGGTCGTCGCAGAGCGTTCCGCAGAACGGACAGATAACGTCGGTTACAGTCTTGGTCATGCTAGTTCACCCCTGCACCCCTTGCGCACCAGTTCAAGCGAGCTGAGGACGGGTTCGTTCTTGGCGACCTCCACCTCGACAGGTACGCCCTTAAAGGTTGGCATACCGGTAGAGTAGGTGTTCGGGTTGATCACCATGTTTGCCCAGGGCCCCATCGGTATATATGCTACACCGGGGTGAGGGCCCTGGGTTGCCTCGACCGCCTTGACGACGACACTGCCATGGTTGCTGGTGACGCGTACGTTCGTGTTGCGATAAGCTCCCAGCTCTTTAAAGTCCGCCGGGTCCATCTCAATAATCCCGCAGGCGGTGGTGTAGGCGGGTTTTTCCTTCCCCGCCTCCATTGCCACCCCCTGCTGGATGGTGCGACCCGAGATCAAATTCACTCTGATTGCCATTGTTATTCATCCCCTGTCTATGGTATTTATCTGGCAAACTCTTTGAGCGGGCTTGGACCGAGCTCGTTGATGGTCTTGACGACGTCCTCCATGACCATGCCCCACTTTGCACCCTCAGATGCGGAGACGAAGGTCATCCTGAGACGCTTGTCGTCAAGGCCGATGTTCTTGAGGACACTCTTCAAGAGGAACATCCTCTTCGCGGCCTTAAAGTTGCCCTCAAGGTAGTGGCAGTCGCCGAAGTGACAGCCCGAGACCAGCACGCCGTCCGCCCCGTCCTGGAATGCCTTCAGGATGAAGAGAGGATCGATCCGACCCGTGCACATCACGCGGATGGCACGGATGTCGGGCGGGTACTGAATACGGGCGCCGCCGGCGAGGTCTGCACCTGCGTAGGAACACCAGTTGCAGATGATGGCGATGATCTTGGGTTTCCAGTTCTCGTCTGCCATTTACTGTTCACCTCCGAGGAGGAATGCATCGATCTGCGCAACAATCTGCGGGGTCGCAAAGTGCTGCATCCAGATTGCGCCGCCGGGGCAGAACCCGCCGCAGGTTCCGCAGCCCTTGCACTTGGCTTCGGTGACCTGCATGACCGTGCGACCGTCCTTCTCGATGAGCGCGAGGGCGCTGTAGGGGCACTGGTTGACACACAGTCCGCATCCGGCGCACTTCTCCTCCATGCACTGGGCGAAGTAGGGCTCGAGCTCCACCTCTCCCCTGTGGATCGGGATGGATGCCGCGGATGCCGCACCCTCTGCCTGGGCGACCGTGTCCGGAATATCCTTCGGTCCCTGGCAGACACCGGCGAGGTAGACACCGGCAGTGGTGGTGCCGCACGGGTTCAGCTTCGGGTGGGCTTCGAGGAGCCAGCCGTCCTGCGAGCAGGAGACACCGAAGAGCCTCCGGGTCTTCTCGGTTTCGGCGGAGGGCTGGATGGCGGCTGCGAGCACGACAAGGTCGACTTCCATGTCGATGGGCCGGCCGAGGAGCGTGTCCTCCGCATTGACGTGAAGGTTCTTGGTCACCGGATCTTCGGTGATGTTTGCCACACGGCCGCGGATGAACTTTGCACCCTCGTCCTGGATGCGGTAGTAGAACTCCTCGTACATCTTCCCGAAGGACCGGATGTCCATGTAGAAGATGTAGGGTACCACGCCGGGGATCTTCTCGATGATCTGGTGGGCGTGCTTGAGCGAGTACATGCAGCAGAACCGCGAGCAGTAGGGCTTGCCGACCCCGGTGTTGTCACGGGAGCCCGCACAGAGGACGAACGCGACCTTCTTCGGGGTTTCGCCGTCGCTCGGGCGGACAAGGTGACCTCCGGTCGGACCGGATGCGCAGATCAGGCGCTCGAACTCAAGCGACGTGATGACGTTGTCGTAGTTCTTGTAACCCCACTCGAATTTCTTCTCGATGGGGAAGATGTCGTATCCCAGGGCGAGGACGACGGTTCCGACCTTGACGGTCATGAGTTCGTCCTTCATCTCGAGGTCGACCGCCTTCTTCTCACCGCATGCCTCGACACAGAGGCCGCACTTGACGCAGGCGTCGAAGTCGACGGTGTAGATCAGCGGGGAGACCTGCGGGTGGTAGATGTAGATCGCCTTTCTCGGCGCCATGCCGAGCTCGAACGGGTTCGGCTTGATGACCGGGCAGACTTCGACACAGTCGCCGCAGCCGGTACAGCCGCCGCCGACGATGCCGCGGGCCTCGGCCTCTGCCGGGGTGATGACACCGCGTGCCTTCTTCCGGAGGGTCACATCGAAGTTGCCGATGTATCCCTCGACCTGTTCGACCTCGGTGTAGGTGAGGAGTTCGATGCCTTCGTTGCGGTAGACGTCCACCATCTTCGGGGTCAGGATACACTGCGAGCAGTCCAGCGTCGGGAACGTCTTGTCGAGCTGGGACATCCTGCCGCCGATCGTGGGGCTCTTCTCAACGAGGTAGGTCTTGATGCCTGCGTTCGCAAGGTCGAGTGCCGCCTGCATGCCGCCGACGCCACCGCCGACGACCATCGCCGCCTTCTCTACGGGGACGCTCTTCGGGACGAGGTCCTCAAGCAGGGAGGCCTTTGCTACGGCGATCCTGACTGCGTCCTTTGCCTTGGATGTGGCTTCTTCGGGCTGGTGCATGTGCACCCACGAGTTCTGCTCGCGGATGTTTGCCATCTCGAACCGGAAGGGGTTTAAGCCACCCGCCTTGGTCGCGTTACGGAACGTGGGCTCGTGCAGACGGGGAGAACAGGCCGCCACGACTACTCCGGTCAGTTTCTGCTCCGCAATGGCCTCCGCGATCTTGTTCTGGCCGGGGGTCGAGCACATATACTGGTAGTCATCGGCGACGATGACGTTCGGGAGCGTCCTGGCGTACTCCATTACCGCCTTGACGTCGATGGAGCCCGCAATATTGGTACCACAGTGGCACACAAAAACGCCAATTCTTGGCTCTTCGTTCTTTTTGACTTCTGCCATGTATTTGCACCTCACAGGATCTTCTTCAGGAACGGCTCAACATCGATGGCATGGAGGTCGAGTGCAAGCTCGTCCGGGCTCATGCCCTGTGCCAGTCCCAGGAGTTCGTTGTAGTGCAGGACGGGGATGCCGTATTCAGCACCGAATTTTTCCTTGATCTCGATCTGGCCGCGGTCGAACTGGAGCTGGCAGAACGGACAGACTTCGGTGACTGCATCGATGCCTGCTTCCGTCATGTTGA
The genomic region above belongs to Methanoculleus oceani and contains:
- a CDS encoding formylmethanofuran dehydrogenase subunit B; this encodes MTKTVTDVICPFCGTLCDDLEVVVSDDGKELHEVYNACAIGAEKFLHSQAKDRITRPRMRQEDGTWKEISYDEAVEYTARMLADAKKPLMYGWSSTNCEAQSIGSEIGEAVGAVMDNTATVCHGTSLIAVQDIGIPSCTLGEVKNRADRILFWGCNPAHAHPRHMSRYSIFPRGFFTGKGHKGRKVIVVDPRPTDTASLADIHLQIEQGHDYELLDALRVAFKGEKLPDFVGGIPKEKIYEVAETLKSGRFAIIFFGMGVTQSIGKNHNIDEAIAVTRDLNEYTKAAIMPMRGHYNVTGSGQVWGWQFGFPFAVDLSRGFARYNPGETTSNDLLRRDEVDAVFVLGSDPGAHFPFSSVKKIYDRPSVAIDPHETPTTEVCKVHVPVAFVGVEVGGCAYRMDNVPIETRKVVEPPEGMMTDEEFLQRVLARVKEIKGV
- a CDS encoding molybdopterin dinucleotide binding domain-containing protein — protein: MAIRVNLISGRTIQQGVAMEAGKEKPAYTTACGIIEMDPADFKELGAYRNTNVRVTSNHGSVVVKAVEATQGPHPGVAYIPMGPWANMVINPNTYSTGMPTFKGVPVEVEVAKNEPVLSSLELVRKGCRGELA
- a CDS encoding CoB--CoM heterodisulfide reductase iron-sulfur subunit A family protein, with amino-acid sequence MAEVKKNEEPRIGVFVCHCGTNIAGSIDVKAVMEYARTLPNVIVADDYQYMCSTPGQNKIAEAIAEQKLTGVVVAACSPRLHEPTFRNATKAGGLNPFRFEMANIREQNSWVHMHQPEEATSKAKDAVRIAVAKASLLEDLVPKSVPVEKAAMVVGGGVGGMQAALDLANAGIKTYLVEKSPTIGGRMSQLDKTFPTLDCSQCILTPKMVDVYRNEGIELLTYTEVEQVEGYIGNFDVTLRKKARGVITPAEAEARGIVGGGCTGCGDCVEVCPVIKPNPFELGMAPRKAIYIYHPQVSPLIYTVDFDACVKCGLCVEACGEKKAVDLEMKDELMTVKVGTVVLALGYDIFPIEKKFEWGYKNYDNVITSLEFERLICASGPTGGHLVRPSDGETPKKVAFVLCAGSRDNTGVGKPYCSRFCCMYSLKHAHQIIEKIPGVVPYIFYMDIRSFGKMYEEFYYRIQDEGAKFIRGRVANITEDPVTKNLHVNAEDTLLGRPIDMEVDLVVLAAAIQPSAETEKTRRLFGVSCSQDGWLLEAHPKLNPCGTTTAGVYLAGVCQGPKDIPDTVAQAEGAASAASIPIHRGEVELEPYFAQCMEEKCAGCGLCVNQCPYSALALIEKDGRTVMQVTEAKCKGCGTCGGFCPGGAIWMQHFATPQIVAQIDAFLLGGEQ
- a CDS encoding hydrogenase iron-sulfur subunit, with amino-acid sequence MADENWKPKIIAIICNWCSYAGADLAGGARIQYPPDIRAIRVMCTGRIDPLFILKAFQDGADGVLVSGCHFGDCHYLEGNFKAAKRMFLLKSVLKNIGLDDKRLRMTFVSASEGAKWGMVMEDVVKTINELGPSPLKEFAR